From the Malus domestica chromosome 17, GDT2T_hap1 genome, one window contains:
- the LOC108172301 gene encoding uncharacterized protein encodes MAVELSGSENSGEIREHEYRALFTAVRRGDLHKTLEFLTLHPTAKTAVLPWSWGTPLHNAVIFGHEQIVEELVQLMTEEELETRKSDSGEGWSALCLAARDNLKMVKCMVTKNKKLLGIAVKSLQLTPILFAAQYGRWDIVRYLYSLIPFEDLMPDKGPYCSKLLSFCLYAKQFDFAWELLQRCPRLACTPNSERSPILTFAGVPSAFPSRTSLKFWQWWIYNCIHIDHDRHVSDFRINVQNQGNEQVIKGI; translated from the exons ATGGCAGTAGAATTGAGCGGATCAGAAAACTCAG GTGAGATCCGGGAGCATGAGTATCGAGCTTTGTTCACTGCTGTAAGGAGGGGCGATTTGCATAAAACGTTGGAGTTTCTTACCCTACACCCCACTGCAAAAACAGCAGTGTTGCCATGGTCATGGGGGACACCTCTTCACAACGCAGTAATATTCGGGCACGAGCAAATTGTGGAAGAGCTGGTGCAGTTGATGACGGAGGAAGAATTGGAGACAAGAAAGAGTGATAGTGGCGAAGGTTGGTCGGCTCTTTGTCTAGCCGCTAGAGACAACCTCAAGATGGTTAAATGCATGGTTACGAAGAATAAGAAACTACTCGGTATTGCCGTAAAGTCACTCCAACTGACTCCGATTCTCTTCGCTGCTCAGTATGGCCGATGGGATATAGTTCGGTACCTCTACTCTCTCATTCCATTCGAAGATCTAATGCCAGATAAAGGCCCTTACTGCTCTAAACTTCTTAGCTTTTGTCTTTATGCCAAACAATTTG ATTTTGCATGGGAGTTACTTCAGCGTTGCCCACGCTTGGCATGTACTCCAAACTCCGAAAGATCCCCTATATTGACATTTGCTGGGGTGCCCTCTGCATTCCCGAGTAGGACATCGCTCAAATTTTGGCAATGGTGGATCTATAATT GTATACACATTGATCATGATCGTCACGTTAGTGATTTTCGTATAAATGTTCAAAATCAAGGAAATGAACAAGTAATCAAAGGAATATAG
- the LOC103425808 gene encoding uncharacterized protein, which produces MAAASSTTIVPQILDGEHDYKDWSVRVKTYLLSKDLWDVVESEPLEQEGVGDFKFKAWRKNNAEALHAIQLSCGPRTFPSIRDKTTAKAAWDTLEALFNREKRKILNMQDRDDIQRRDYQAYFAAVRSGDWNKTKSFLDQHADVTGRKDSLGTALHNAVIFKQEKIVEGLVKLMTEEELEKQSSDGWTALAYAARDNLNMVKCIVTQNQNLIGIAEEGSQMTPILILAMHDRWDIVRYLFDLTPPLDLLPHEGPYGSQLLVFCLFAKQFDFAWMLLQCIPMLAYTAKEDTPLCLQLLVCPLHSEWNIVQILAIVDL; this is translated from the exons ATGGCAGCTGCGTCTAGTACTACAATTGTTCCTCAAATCCTCGACGGAGAACACGATTATAAGGATTGGAGTGTCCGCGTCAAAACCTATCTGCTCAGTAAAGATCTTTGGGACGTTGTTGAAAGTGAACCCCTTGAACAGGAAGGCGTTGGGGACTTTAAGTTTAAGGCTTGGAGGAAGAATAATGCCGAAGCTTTGCATGCAATCCAACTTTCTTGCGGGCCGCGTACTTTTCCTTCTATCCGTGACAAAACCACCGCCAAAGCTGCTTGGGATACTTTGGAAGCACTGTTCAACCGAGAAAAACGCAAGAT ACTGAACATGCAAGACCGAG ATGACATCCAGCGGCGGGATTATCAAGCTTACTTCGCTGCTGTAAGGAGTGGTGATTGGAATAAAACGAAGTCGTTTCTTGACCAACACGCCGATGTAACAGGACGAAAGGATTCATTGGGGACAGCTCTTCACAATGCAGTAATATTCAAGCAGGAGAAAATTGTGGAAGGGCTGGTGAAGTTGATGACGGAGGAAGAATTGGAGAAACAATCTAGTGATGGTTGGACGGCTCTTGCTTATGCTGCTAGAGACAACCTCAATATGGTAAAATGCATTGTTACGCAGAACCAGAACCTGATTGGCATTGCTGAAGAGGGCAGCCAAATGACTCCGATTCTAATCCTTGCTATGCATGACCGATGGGATATAGTTCGGTACCTCTTCGATCTCACTCCACCCCTAGATCTACTGCCACATGAAGGCCCTTACGGATCTCAACTTCTTGTCTTTTGTCTTTTTGCCAAACAATTTG ATTTTGCATGGATGTTACTTCAATGTATCCCAATGTTAGCATATACTGCCAAGGAAGATACTCCCCTTTGTCTACAATTGCTAGTGTGCCCTCTGCATTCTGAGTGGAACATCGTTCAAATTCTGGCAATCGTTGATCTATAA
- the LOC103417035 gene encoding protein MAIN-LIKE 1-like isoform X1, whose product MIKSMKKARKTKEAARSSKKSNANEKNVPVHPPASVRKRKAASSNESEVVDDSVEDKPSVDGVVDDIQVTDNTNVGAIVLVTDDTNAGVNVSATDDIDVGVDAEATEPFPGGPTDTSLLKSFKSHVAAAVWNNEERGPLRCMSKWNTLKEWKWQDKQNNNTFRKYITESCLLPLLECTYRIVDKIVVSAFVERWQPETNTFHLPFGEMTITLDDVSNLIGVPITGKAISLQADDVMSNHELLVELLGVNDEEATEALSEFNEEYVTLSWLRKHFEGVSDTDSTEANKCAARAYLLYLLGCTLFVDKSGTRVHVTYLRLLRDLDAVRGYAWGASALAWLYRQLGQSTRSKVKQMSGYMTLLEAWVYEHMHLICSPNYDQNYSDIDPRACRWKPRTSSGTTTDDLQKMRKKLDSLTANQVTWEPYTSRRQAQPFHEITYFTGMLKCFDVVEPYCPERVLRQFGRVQTIPKAPCVLPRSTRATHASVNKVLYEYIDGMWDGWQNHVLHQNNRSSPVSVASDVVSGYLDWYHKVSHPYVHNPAHSTSSFDPQYTSHTSYYQDRVQRILNITRRIVDMGKEVALRDFPDDVYNAVESIQNLLEGRSSDG is encoded by the exons ATGATTAAGT CTatgaagaaggcaagaaaaacTAAGGAGGCTGCAAGATCATCTAAGAAAAGTAATGCTAATGAGAAAAATGTTCCGGTACATCCCCCTGCATCTGTGCGAAAGCGAAAGGCTGCCTCCTCTAATGAATCAGAGGTGGTTGATGATTCTGTAGAGGATAAACCATCTGTGGATGGTGTTGTAGACGACATCCAAGTTACGGACAATACAAATGTTGGGGCCATCGTCTTAGTTACAGACGATACAAATGCTGGGGTCAACGTCTCAGCTACAGACGATATAGATGTTGGGGTTGATGCTGAAGCGACAGAGCCTTTTCCAGGAGGGCCAACAGATACATCATTGCTAAAGAGTTTTAAGAGTCACGTTGCTGCAGCAGTTTGGAATAATGAG GAACGTGGTCCGCTAAGGTGCATGTCCAAGTGGAATACACTAAAAGAATGGAAATGGCAGGAcaagcaaaataataacactttTAGGAAGTACATTACAGAGTCATGTTTGTTACCACTGCTGGAGTGTACTTATCGAATTGTTGATAAGATAGTGGTCTCTGCTTTTGTTGAGCGCTGGCAGCCGGAGACTAATACCTTTCACCTACCGTTTGGTGAGATGACCATTACTTTAGACGACGTTTCAAACCTCATAG GGGTTCCTATCACAGGCAAGGCAATCTCTTTACAAGCGGATGATGTCATGAGTAATCATGAACTATTGGTAGAGTTATTAGGGGTTAATGACGAGGAGGCAACCGAGGCTTTGAGCGAGTTCAATGAAGAATATGTGACTCTTTCTTGGTTACGAAAACATTTTGAAGGTGTGAGTGATACAGACTCAACGGAAGCAAATAAGTGTGCAGCTAGGGCTTACTTGCTGTACTTGTTGGGATGTACTCTTTTTGTGGACAAAAGCGGGACTAGGGTACATGTTACTTATCTAAGACTACTTAGGGATCTTGATGCTGTAAGAGGCTATGCATGGGGTGCTAGTGCACTAGCTTGGTTATATCGTCAGTTAGGGCAATCGACTAGATCTAAGGTCAAGCAAATGAGTGGCTATATGACCTTGTTAGAGGCATGGGTGTACGAACACATGCATCTAATTTGTAGCCCTAATTATGACCAAAATTACTCTGATATTGACCCTCGTGCTTGTCGTTGGAAGCCACGAACGTCTAGTGGAACCACGACAGATGACTTGCAGAAGATGAGGAAAAAGTTAGATTCTTTGACAGCCAACCAG GTCACCTGGGAACCCTACACATCTCGTAGACAAGCACAACCGTTTCATGAGATAACATACTTTACTGGGATGTTAAAATGCTTCGACGTTGTTGAGCCTTACTGTCCTGAGAGGGTACTTAGGCAGTTTGGACGTGTCCAGACAATTCCAAAGGCACCGTGTGTCCTTCCTCGAAGCACAAGAGCGACTCATGCATCAGTTAACAAGGTATTATATGAATACATCGATGGGATGTGGGATGGGTGGCAGAATCACGTCTTGCATCAAAATAACCGAAGCAGCCCAGTTAGCGTTGCATCAGATGTTGTCTCGGGGTACTTGGACTGGTACCACAAAGTATCTCATCCTTATGTTCACAACCCAGCACATAGTACTTCCTCATTTGACCCACAATATACATCGCACACATCATACTATCAG GATCGTGTGCAACGTATCCTGAACATCACTAGGCGTATAGTGGACATGGGGAAGGAAGTTGCATTGAGAGATTTCCCTGATGATGTCTACAACGCAGTTGAGAGCATACAAAATCTTTTAGAAGGTAGAAGTTCGGATGGATGA
- the LOC103417035 gene encoding protein MAIN-LIKE 1-like isoform X2, whose protein sequence is MKKARKTKEAARSSKKSNANEKNVPVHPPASVRKRKAASSNESEVVDDSVEDKPSVDGVVDDIQVTDNTNVGAIVLVTDDTNAGVNVSATDDIDVGVDAEATEPFPGGPTDTSLLKSFKSHVAAAVWNNEERGPLRCMSKWNTLKEWKWQDKQNNNTFRKYITESCLLPLLECTYRIVDKIVVSAFVERWQPETNTFHLPFGEMTITLDDVSNLIGVPITGKAISLQADDVMSNHELLVELLGVNDEEATEALSEFNEEYVTLSWLRKHFEGVSDTDSTEANKCAARAYLLYLLGCTLFVDKSGTRVHVTYLRLLRDLDAVRGYAWGASALAWLYRQLGQSTRSKVKQMSGYMTLLEAWVYEHMHLICSPNYDQNYSDIDPRACRWKPRTSSGTTTDDLQKMRKKLDSLTANQVTWEPYTSRRQAQPFHEITYFTGMLKCFDVVEPYCPERVLRQFGRVQTIPKAPCVLPRSTRATHASVNKVLYEYIDGMWDGWQNHVLHQNNRSSPVSVASDVVSGYLDWYHKVSHPYVHNPAHSTSSFDPQYTSHTSYYQDRVQRILNITRRIVDMGKEVALRDFPDDVYNAVESIQNLLEGRSSDG, encoded by the exons atgaagaaggcaagaaaaacTAAGGAGGCTGCAAGATCATCTAAGAAAAGTAATGCTAATGAGAAAAATGTTCCGGTACATCCCCCTGCATCTGTGCGAAAGCGAAAGGCTGCCTCCTCTAATGAATCAGAGGTGGTTGATGATTCTGTAGAGGATAAACCATCTGTGGATGGTGTTGTAGACGACATCCAAGTTACGGACAATACAAATGTTGGGGCCATCGTCTTAGTTACAGACGATACAAATGCTGGGGTCAACGTCTCAGCTACAGACGATATAGATGTTGGGGTTGATGCTGAAGCGACAGAGCCTTTTCCAGGAGGGCCAACAGATACATCATTGCTAAAGAGTTTTAAGAGTCACGTTGCTGCAGCAGTTTGGAATAATGAG GAACGTGGTCCGCTAAGGTGCATGTCCAAGTGGAATACACTAAAAGAATGGAAATGGCAGGAcaagcaaaataataacactttTAGGAAGTACATTACAGAGTCATGTTTGTTACCACTGCTGGAGTGTACTTATCGAATTGTTGATAAGATAGTGGTCTCTGCTTTTGTTGAGCGCTGGCAGCCGGAGACTAATACCTTTCACCTACCGTTTGGTGAGATGACCATTACTTTAGACGACGTTTCAAACCTCATAG GGGTTCCTATCACAGGCAAGGCAATCTCTTTACAAGCGGATGATGTCATGAGTAATCATGAACTATTGGTAGAGTTATTAGGGGTTAATGACGAGGAGGCAACCGAGGCTTTGAGCGAGTTCAATGAAGAATATGTGACTCTTTCTTGGTTACGAAAACATTTTGAAGGTGTGAGTGATACAGACTCAACGGAAGCAAATAAGTGTGCAGCTAGGGCTTACTTGCTGTACTTGTTGGGATGTACTCTTTTTGTGGACAAAAGCGGGACTAGGGTACATGTTACTTATCTAAGACTACTTAGGGATCTTGATGCTGTAAGAGGCTATGCATGGGGTGCTAGTGCACTAGCTTGGTTATATCGTCAGTTAGGGCAATCGACTAGATCTAAGGTCAAGCAAATGAGTGGCTATATGACCTTGTTAGAGGCATGGGTGTACGAACACATGCATCTAATTTGTAGCCCTAATTATGACCAAAATTACTCTGATATTGACCCTCGTGCTTGTCGTTGGAAGCCACGAACGTCTAGTGGAACCACGACAGATGACTTGCAGAAGATGAGGAAAAAGTTAGATTCTTTGACAGCCAACCAG GTCACCTGGGAACCCTACACATCTCGTAGACAAGCACAACCGTTTCATGAGATAACATACTTTACTGGGATGTTAAAATGCTTCGACGTTGTTGAGCCTTACTGTCCTGAGAGGGTACTTAGGCAGTTTGGACGTGTCCAGACAATTCCAAAGGCACCGTGTGTCCTTCCTCGAAGCACAAGAGCGACTCATGCATCAGTTAACAAGGTATTATATGAATACATCGATGGGATGTGGGATGGGTGGCAGAATCACGTCTTGCATCAAAATAACCGAAGCAGCCCAGTTAGCGTTGCATCAGATGTTGTCTCGGGGTACTTGGACTGGTACCACAAAGTATCTCATCCTTATGTTCACAACCCAGCACATAGTACTTCCTCATTTGACCCACAATATACATCGCACACATCATACTATCAG GATCGTGTGCAACGTATCCTGAACATCACTAGGCGTATAGTGGACATGGGGAAGGAAGTTGCATTGAGAGATTTCCCTGATGATGTCTACAACGCAGTTGAGAGCATACAAAATCTTTTAGAAGGTAGAAGTTCGGATGGATGA
- the LOC139193782 gene encoding uncharacterized protein yields the protein MKKARKTKEAARSSKKSNANEKNIPVHPHASAQKLKAVSSNESEVVDDSVEDKPSVDGVVDDVQATDDTNVGAIVLVTVDTNAGTNVSATDDIDVGVDSEVTEPFPGGPDTSLLKSFKGHVAAAVWKNEIFLVWVHDSIFRHLSVPCFQCKYHIITLLGSTLQSHVCYPCWSVRKYVVSEPSFVISDCHGDSIQDFHSISNFNLTFVNI from the coding sequence atgaagaaggcaagaaaaacTAAGGAAGCTGCAAGATCATCTAAGAAAAGTAATGCTAATGAGAAAAATATTCCGGTACATCCCCATGCATCTGCGCAGAAGCTAAAGGCTGTCTCCTCTAATGAATCAGAGGTGGTTGATGATTCCGTAGAGGATAAACCATCCGTTGATGGTGTTGTAGACGACGTCCAAGCTACGGACGACACAAATGTTGGGGCCATCGTCTTAGTTACAGTCGATACAAATGCTGGGACCAACGTCTCAGCTACAGACGATATAGATGTTGGAGTCGATTCCGAAGTGACGGAGCCTTTTCCAGGAGGACCAGATACATCATTGCTAAAGAGTTTTAAGGGTCACGTTGCTGCGGCAGTTTGGAAAAATGAGATATTTTTAGTTTGGGTACATGACAGCATTTTTAGGCACTTATCTGTTCCATGTTTTCAATGTAAATATCATATAATAACACTTTTAGGAAGTACATTACAGAGTCATGTTTGTTACCCCTGCTGGAGTGTACGTAAGTATGTTGTATCAGAACCCTCATTCGTTATATCTGACTGCCACGGTGATTCGATCCAAGACTTCCATTCCATTTCCAACTTCAATCTCACATTCGTAAATATATGA